The following is a genomic window from Trachemys scripta elegans isolate TJP31775 chromosome 7, CAS_Tse_1.0, whole genome shotgun sequence.
TACGCCCTGGCACGCCACTGACTGCAGAGGAGTCACTCTGGATTGACACCAGGGTGTGTGAGGTCAGAGTTGGGCCTGGTTCCCTGGAGACGCGACTTTGCTGGGTTCTGCCCTTTATCGCTCGGGGAGACGGGGCCTCGGCCAGCGCCTGCCAGTAACTTCGGAGGAAGTTGGGGTTGGAACGTGGCAGCTGGGGGTAGGGGGCAGGATTCATGTTCCTCTGGTCCAGCCACACGGCTGTTCCACACCCTGAGCTGGCGCTCCCCGGCTTATGTCAGTCACCCCAACTCGGGGCTTGGCTGGGAGAAGACGTGCTTATGGGAGCGATCCGAACCTTTGAGGGTCTCTCAGTGCACCAGGGACCCCCCGCGCAGCCCTCTTGCCAGCACATCCTGGTGTCACCCCGCGCCCCTGGGTGGGTCAGCAGCCGCCGAGGTTGAACCGGAGCCCTCTGGCTCTTAAGGCCAAGCACACTCTGGTGTCCAAGGCTGTAGCAGCCTCTGTGTGCCCCCTTGCAATTGGGTGacacagcctcagtttccctccttgcATGACCCACTCACGGGGTGGGCTCACCCTGTAGTCCTGGCTTCCTGGGCAGCTTCTCACCAGCCGGCAGTTGAAGGCTCCTGCTCTCGGTGGTTCCTTGGCCTCTCCGTCGGCTGCCTGGCACCCCATCACTCCAGCTGCTCTTCTCCCGCCGGCCCAGTCCCTGGGGCTAAGCTCCTTACAGCAGCTCTCCTCCCTAACTCATCCCCAGTGACCCTGCCGACCTTTCTTCATAGGACCCACCCAGCCTGGTTCTCCCCAGCTGGGTCGAACCCCCAATTGCCTGCGTCCCCCCAGGTGCCACAGAACCAGCGAATTGGGCTCGCCCGCTCCCCGTAACCCCGTCACTGCCAGTGTGGGCTTCAGACTTCCTCTTGCAGGAGCCCAGCCCGCACTAGAGGGGGGCCGAGCTACTCCCTTCTGAAGGGGCGGGCGTTGGGATCAAGCCTcctgctctcccttcccccaggctcagACCCTGGCCGAAGACTCTGCTCCCCGTATTAGCCCTTTGCTTGTCTGTTGTACCTTCGGCTCTGGTGCCTCAAGGCGCTTTCCAGGCAGCGTTGAAtttcgccccccctcccccccgaggtaGGGGAGCGTTAGCCTCGTTTCCCAGGGGGAGGAACCAAGGCCTGGggaggtgaagggacttgcccgTGGGCACATGACGACTCTGGGGCggtgctggggatagaacccaggagtcctgcgtCCCCAGCTCTGGGTATCGGCGCCaagggcagggtaaggggacGGCCCCTGTGCACATGCTTTGAGATTTCCTGTTTGCTGGGTGGATCCAGGCTGGCTCTAGCTGGCTCCTGGAGGTTTTCGCTGTGGGTGCCGAGCAGGGGGGCGGAGGCAGAGCTCTGTGATTACAGAGCCCCAGGGCCTCTCCGGGTGAGCCAGGGATCCCATGACATCCCCAGGAAGGAGACAGTGCCCTGTGCTGGGACAATGCAGCAGGGATCTTGAACAACCTCCTCTGGGCCCCCCTGGCTCAGGACACATGGGAACGAATTGCCCCCAGAGTGGAGGAAGGACCGTGCCCCAGTAGACCTGGGAACCCACCACCCCTCCAGccacgtgtgtgtgtgggtctctgatggagggagggcagcccctgggctgggTGTGCGGCATCCTTGCTCATAACCTCCCCGCTCGCCGGCTCCCCCCAGAGGATGTCGGAGGAACTGCCCTTGCACATCAACATCCGGGAGCCACGATGGGACCAGAGCACTTTCCAGGGGCGAGCCAAGCACTTCTTCATGGTGACCGATCCCCGCAACCTCCTGTTGTCCGGGGCGACGCTGGAAGATGCCCGGAGGGTGGTTGAGAATTACAGGTTCGCTGTGAAGTCTGGTGGTTGGGGAGTGGTGGTGGGACACATTATCTGAGGGAGGCCCTGCAATCCAGCCGCTATGCCATGGCGACCCctaggggtggggttgggggcgaCGCCCTGAATGCAGGGGGGCCGGGGGCTGGTCTGTGCCATTGGCTCGAGCAAGCTGCCCTGGCTCCCGCCTGGGAAGGGGGCGACGAGGCGTGTGGCCCCTCTGCAGGAATGGGCAGGAGCTGGCAGGAGAGGAGGCGGGGGGTCTTCTGCTGCCTGGACCCTGTATGCGGACACTGCTTGGAGCCACAGGCAGGAGCCAGGGGGCAGTGGCGTGAAGGGGCACAGGTGGCTTCGGGGGTTTAAGGACAGAGGGAGGCTTGGCACGGCAGAGGCTGGGAAGGAAGCCCAAGGGTAGCCTGTGGAGGGGCCCCgtggggaggggagatgcagGAGGAAGCCAGGTGGCACCAGCCTTCTCCCCAAGGGAAGACGTAACCTGTGGTGCCAGGGGGAGCCGGGCATCGCCCACCAAGGAGACCACGGTAGGGCTTTCGCTCCATGGAGACGTCCGGCTCGGCCAGGGGTGCTGGCTGAAGCCGTCAGCTCTTTCCCGGCTGCCTGAAGCAGCGGGTTTGGGGCGATCTGCCCTGGAAGTGAGGGCAGGCGGCACACAggcctgggtgtgggggggccCTGGTGCAAACAGGGGTAGTCACGGCTCCCTCTCCCTGGCACCACCGCAGGTCGGGGACGGTGTCACCGGGCCTGACGGAGGACCAGCTCTGGCGGGCGAAATACATCTACGACTCGGCCTTCCACCCCGACACCGGGGAGAAGATGATCCTGATCGGGCGCATGTCGGCCCAGGTGCCCATGAACATGACCATCACCGGCTGCATGCTCACCTTCTACAGGCATGTTAACTCTGCGGGGCAGGGACCCCCACCCTGTGCTCTTCAGCGCCCCCTGCTAGCCTGGGGCGGGGACCTTCCTGACCTCTCCAGAACccccctgctggcctggggtggggACCCCAACCTCttcagtgccccctgctggccctggAGTGGTGAGCCCTGTCACATGACCTCCAGCGCCACCTGCTGGCCCTGACCTTTCCACCTTCCCCTGCtggccttggggcagggatctccCCTGACTtctccagcaccccctgctggccctggggaggggaTCTCCCCTCCTCtctagtgcctcctgctggccttggggcagggatctccCCAGACGtctccagcaccccctgctggccctggggaggggaTCTCCCCACCTCtctagtgcctcctgctggccttggggcagggaccccccCACAACCTCTCTAGTGCTTCCGgctggccctggggtggggagcccttcCCCATGCCCTCCAGCGCCCCCTGCCGGCCTTAAGCCGGTGGCAGTAGCACAGTCTGATCAGCGGCAGCGCATCACCAGGCCTGTTGCCCTTTGGACCACACAAGCCCTGACGGAGGATGGGCAGTGTCCCTTGGTAACACGCCACCAGGTTAACATTCCCGGGTAGGTTCCCTGGGGCTCAGTGACCCAGCGAAGGGCAGGGGACTCGGCTAGGCACAAGCCCCGGGGTaggggtctgaggcccccttccctgctctgcactGGAGTGAGCGACGAGCAAGGGGTCAGGCGGGGGAGAATTCCAGGCGGGTGGGTCCATGTGACACTGGCTGTGGATGGGGAGGGCTGATCTGCATTAACTCCACCAGCCACACCTCCCCGTGGGCGCGTGGCCCCTTTGCGTCCCGTCCCCTCGGGCCGAGCTGCTGGGACCTCGCCTCTCGCTCCACCGAcgggctcttctccccctccccccaggacgaCCCCCGCGGTGTTATTCTGGCAGTGGGTGAACCAGTCGTTCAACGCGATTGTGAACTACACCAACCGGAGCGGAGACGCCCCCATCACGGTCGGGTAAGGGAGCTGCAGAGACGGAGCTCCAGCTGCCTTCTGGGAGAGCCGGAGCCACCCAGCACGGGGCACTGGTGCCACGGGGCAGGGCTGGTGCCTTCCCCATGGCACTGCCATGTGCCGCGCGAAGGCGGCTGCTTTAAGAACAGCCTCAGCCTGTCGCTCGCAACGTGGTGGCTTGAGCTGCCTTCACCCTGGCGGCCTGCCCGGGGCGGTCGGACTGGAGCCAGTGCTGCAGGCTCCCTGCTGGGGTGATGGGCTGGTCCCCGGCTATTCTCGCACGGAACCGGGGCAGGCCACTGGGGGGCGCCCTCCATGCCTGGAGGGAAAGGTTCACCGTGGGGCAGGCAGCCTGGCAGGACGAGGCCCCTCCCGCTGCCCTGCGGGTTCCCGGCCTCACTGGACTTGCCTGCTTCCTTTGCAGCCAGCTGGGGACGGCCTACGTCAGCGCCACCACCGGGGCGGTCGTGACGGCGCTGGGACTCAAATCTCTCACCAAGGTAGGGAGCCCAGCCCCGCTTCGGGTCGGAGCACGCCTGGCACGGGGGCCGCCCGGGCTCTACGCTGCAGGACCCATACGCTGGCAGGCAGCAGGGACAGACAATGGGTCCCGGCCGCTTTGCATCCACGCCCGGCCCCCCAGGAGCAACCCAGAGGCTCTCCTAGCCCTGGGAGGAGCCctgggggtggaggatggggTCTTGCTTGGGGAAGGCCCAAGCATGTTGCTCCCACCCGTCCCCCTTCGTCGGGTGTTTAATGCCCCATGTCGTGTGTCTGCCCCAGCTAACCCAGCAATAACAGACCCGATTCTGATCTCCCGCTGGGGTGTAAGTCCACGGGCCTCCCCGGAGTCGTGCCCTGCGGGGTtagggagagcagggccggcggctCTAAGACGAGCCCCGGAATCCACCGGAGAATTGAGCAGCCGCTTCCAGCCCCCCTCGGGGCCCCAGCCAAGATGAGGGCCCCAGGTGCTGCACTGATCGCCACACAGTGACAGATCGCCCCTGCCCTGACACCCTGGGAGTCTAACCAGACAAGACAGACGTAGGACAAGTTGTTATTCCTGCTTTGCAGACAGGGAAATGAGGCCTAGAGAAATGAAATGACTGGcccaggcagagccaggaatagaaccgaACCtcgtgctctaaccactagactattcTTCCTTCTACCCTGCTGTAGTCTCATTCCCTGGTGTGTgagtctctcttctctccctctgcaGCATTTACCGTCGATTATTGGCCGCTACGTGCCTTTTGCTGCCGTGGCAGCTGCTAACTGCATCAACATTCCTTTAATGCGGCAGAGGTAAGGGGCCTTCACCGTAGGAGAGCACCTCTGTGCAAACGGGGGAAATGGATGCTGTTGAAGGACATGGATCTGTCTAGCTGGGTACCTTGCTTCGGGCAGTAACCACAATCTGATGCTGTAGGGGGAGGTGAGACCCTCCTCATACTGCACTTGGTCGGCAGTGCAGTGCTGTGACAGgtggaattccttcctgacccttgcaGCTGGTCAGcacatgccctgaagcatgagggtcaTTTTAGTTTATAGAACTCCAATAATGGTCATTTTCCAGAGATTAGCCATGGTATGAAAGCCTCTCGCCAACCACAGACCCAGTATGGCCCAGGCAGCGTCACGGTGAGCCTCACGCCAATTTGCACCTCACACCTGCCATCGCAGAATTCAGTCCTTGGACTCTGCTGAGACCGCTAACGAGTGATGTGACCCCTAGGAGCTgggctgagaacccctgcactcATTCACACTGTTTGCAGACACAGCCCGTGGAGGGGAAGGGCTCTGTGCCCCAttacccatccctctgccccagccaggctccctggCACGCAGGTAGTGGTAAGGGACCCCGCTCTGTCTCTTTCGCAGGGAGCTGAAGTTTGGAATCCCCGTCACGGATGAGGACGGGAACCGGCTGGGGGAGTCGAGGGCAGCGGCCCAGCAAGCCATCGCTCAGGTGGTGGTGTCCCGGATCGGCATGGCCGCCCCCGCCATGGGTGAGTCACTTCCCTGGCAGAACTGCCCTGCGCATGGGCCAGATCCGGGGCCCCCCTGCACTCGGGCACCACAAACTCCTGCCTCGCTTCCTGCCAGAGATGCCCGTCGCAGTTAGCGGCGCCTGTTAATTTTCTTCTCCTTCGCCCCTCCTAGCCATCCCTCCCGTGATCATGAACGCCCTGGAGAAGAGAGCCTTCCTGAAGGTAAGTGCCCGGCACGGGGCCGCCGGGCTTTCCCTGCCCAGCCACACCCCAGCAGCctctgcagggggctggatggCACCGCGTCTACGCAGCTTGGGGGGTCTCCTCTCATTACGGCTGGCGCCCCGTCCACACTTGGCCAAGGGCATCGTTGCTACATGTCCCCTGGGATTCATGGGAGCGCCCCGAGATCTGCCCACCTCCCTGGGAAGGTATCAGGATTCCAGCCCGCCCCTGCCAGTGTAACGGGGCAGGAGGGTTAATGTCGGTCCGGCTGATGGGCACGGCCCATCTGAGGATATGGCTACACTGAATTGTAacctcagggctgggggaccCGGCTTGTCCACTTGGTGTTTCCAAACCCGGGCTTAAGGATCCACATTGCATTGTAACCCTGGGCTTACAAATGCTGGGCCTGGGTCTCCCAGACGTGCTACTGCATCCACAGAGATGTGGCTtgagctgcgtctacactgcagactgacagggcttggacctgagtgGCTTTTACCCACACTCCCAGCAGGGTTCTAGGACCCGGGCCCTGAGCGCTCGCTGACCCGTGTGTGGACGGAAAGGGCTCAAACCTGAATCAGAGTCAGGGCGcggtgtagacagacccttaagCGCGAGATTGCGCAGAGACAGGAGATGGCGCTAGATGGACTGTGGCTCTGGGGAGAAGTAGCAGACCCCAGTCCTACCTGACAGCTGTGTACAGGGCCGAGCCCCGTGTGCGCACAGAGATCCAGGGATTGTCACGGTCTGGACCGGGTTCTGACAGGGATCGTCTCCTGGGCCCCCCGCCCCGTTCGTGGTGGGGCACCAACCCTCGGGCAACTCCTGCCAGTGCCGCTGAGGAGAAGGAACCCTAGAAAGGACCTTTAGTGCCTTTCAGAGCTAGCTGGGAACCGGGAAAGgagcaggcagctctgcatggatCACCTGCTAGTGCCCCATGGGCCTGCCACAGTGTATGGTGCCTACCCCTCGAAACTGTCCCCTTGGCCTTGATGTATAAGGGAACCCCGCCCCCCGTAAGCCGTAACTCCCCCCATCAATATAACCCTCTTGCTAACCCAGAGCCCCCTTGTCTTTCCGTGTAGCGATACCCCTGGCTGAACGCTCCTTTGCAGGTCGGACTGGTGGGGTTCTGGTAAGTGACGGCTGCGAATAGGGGAACTCGCCCAGCCCAGCTGAAGGGAAGAAGCCACTCGGGGACGACTTTCCCCTGGGTTTGCTAGCCTGGTCTCGGCGTTGGAAGCATTGTTTGCTTCACACCGGTTGGGATCAAATCGGAACCACTGTGAGCCTTTGAAGTGAAGCCAGCCCTTTCAGAGGCTCATTCCCCACCCACTCCCCGTCATTGTTCATTTTGCAGTTAAATTCATGGCCAGGAAATTCAGACCAAGTCAGTGGTCAGACTGTTCCTGCTTTGCCTGGTGTGCACAcaccctgtggaactccctgctgcaggatgtCAGGCATGAGGCTTCCTAGGTCAGGCCGGAAGCAGGAGTGCCAAGAGACCCTGATTGTATTTCCCACCCTCCTGGCAGCAGGAAGGGATAAAACGCACAGGAGTGTGTGTCTGGTGAGGTTTCCAGCTCAGCGGTGCAGAGACAAGGGGTCTGGATAGTTCAGGTCAGCAGCCAACTGCCCCGTTAGAgtaatttggggaggggaatggcAGCTGGCTGGGAGGTTCATCTGGGGAAGGCAGAGGAGGGTGAATGGAATTTCCTTTGGGgcagtgtctctctctgtctcatccAGCCCTAATTACTGGGGGTCCCTTGGCACCTCGCTTTTGTGGGGGTGTTTATCCTCAAGACACCCCAGGCAGCaggggtaacagctctcctgagtcccagcccggagccctgaCCACTAGTCCGTCCTTCCTTCCTGCAGTGGGCctgtttgggcgggggggggaggggcttcctGGCCCTCATGCCAGCACTGCCCCAGTCCTAGCCTCTCGTTCCATGGGATGCTGCTTCGTTCCCGCCGTTCTCGGCCTCTGCAGCAGTTCCTGGCCGAGGCGTTAGCAATCAGCTCTGATCTCGGTGTCTCTCCTTTTGCAGCTTGGTGTTTGCGACCCCGCTGTGCTGCGCGCTCTTCCCACAGAAAAGGTAGGGGGTTGGCCGGTCTTCGCCGGGCCCTCTGTACGCCTTGGCCTAGCTGTGAGCGATGCACCGCACGGCTTAGGAgtgcgcgggggtggggggtgtttgtGTGCGTACGTAGGCACGAAGGTGGTTTAAGAccgtggctctcaacctttccagacaactgtccCCCTTTcggggtctgatttgtcttgcgtaccccaagtttcccctcacttaaaaacgacttgcttataaaatcagacctaaaaacacaaaagtggcCCAGCGCAGGATTACTGacaaatggctgactttctccttTCTACcctatcattataaaataaatccagtggaatataaatattgtactgacatttcagagtacagtatatagagcaggataaacaagtcattgtctggatgaaattttagttcgtactgactttgctggtgctttttctgtaagcctgttgtaaaaccaggcaaatatccaGATGAGTTGACGTCCCCCCTGGaggacctctgtgtacccccaggatacgcgtagaatcatagaatctcagggttggaagggacctcaggaggtatctagtccaacccccgctcaaagcaggaccaatccccaactaaatcatcccaggcgtacccctggttgagaaccactggcttaagaCGTCTTTGCTCCCTCAACCCCTGGAGACACTTTTGCACCAGTTAGAGAAGCGGGAAGCTGTGATCAATTATTCTTTATGTtcagtgaaggtaggacaagaaggaacgggcttaatctgcagcaagggagatctaggttggatattgggaaaatcTCTCTAACCCTAGGGGAGTTAAGCTGTGGGACAGGCTTCCAAGGcgggctgtggaatccctgtcactggatgtgttagttggggggggggctgctttgagcagggggttggactagatacctcctgaggtcccttccaaccctgatcttctatgattctatggaggtttttaagaccaggttggacaaacccctgtcagggctggtctaggttgacttggtcctgcctcagcacagggctgGACttgacgacctctcgaggtccctgtGATTCTGGATGCACAGCCCCATCCGGCGCTTGACCCGGTTCTTGCTAAGAGAAGCAGAAGGGCATTCTGGGCAGCCGGTCTCTGCAGGGCCGTTAGCAACGGCTGGCACAGGAAACGTTTGTGCCACCGTCTTGGATTCTCTTTGCTCCGCTCCTGCCTCCTCCTCTTAACAAAAGTCTCAGCCAGCCACTCGGAGAGCAGAAACGCTCCCACGTGACGGAGGTGGCCATTCGCGGGCCAGCCCGTAGGCTGAGACTTGCCGCGTAATAGTGCGTTTACCGGGAGATTCTGCGTAACCGAGAGATCTGTTCACATCTGCTTGCAGACCATCTGTGAGCAGAAACAAGAGACTAGAGTCGCTGGGTGAGGATGGATTGACTGTGGAGCATTCTCCCGCCTGTACGGAAAGGGAGACTTCCTTAGACACCTCTCCAACCGGTAGTCGCAAGTCCCTtgccctccctgcctcctctcTGAATGGGTTTGTCTCCCTTCCGCAGCTCGATGCGAGTGAGTCGCCTGGAGCCTGAAGTCCAAGCTCTGGTCCGGGAGAAGAACCCCCACATGGAGATTGTCTACTTCAACAAAGGGCTTTAAACGAggctctcctccaccccccccagctgctgggagAAGAGATCAGGGAACGGATcggaacccaggtgtccggggAGAATGTTAAATGTTGTACTAGACTAACGCCTTTGAGCTGCTGTGTTTTCTGGCTGTCATGTCTCAGTAGGTCCTGTGTGTCCGGTGTAGGTTCCTTGCACTCAGATGACCCATAGCGATAGGTAGTGATAGATGCTGCTGTGATGTAGATTGTTTTTCCTGAACAAAACAGAAACAGGCAGAGCTGATCCTCTCCGGTGGCAGGTCGAGAGCGGCCAGGGCCCCTAAGTAACCCTCCCTCCACTCCACCCTCCTGCTGTGCGTGGTCCCAGAGTGGCTCACATGTCCATCTTCGCTGCTCTGGAGAGTAATGCTCTTGAGACGCTTCCATGGGACGCGTCATCACAGAGAAGAGGCTGGAGTGGGTGATGCTCATAGGGCGAGCAGACGTCCAGGGCTGAAAAACGAGTTGTCCTCCAGCTTTGTTGTTCTCTGGTGGGATTTCAAAACTGATGTGAAGCCAGTGCCGTCAGAAAGGCCAGTAGGACGGACCAGAGTCACAGTGGGGGATGGCTCTGGTGCAGTGGCTAGGCGTGAATTTTACAGCATGTTGAAAGATCATTCTAAATGTTCTCGCCGTATCTGCGGATGGTTTCCTGCCTTAGCAGCAAGGACAGGAGCTCACCTGACTTTCCTAAGGGAGGGCAGTAGCCAAGGAGGAAGACATCTGGTCATCTTCCAGTACGGCAGGTCTGGAGCGGCTTGGCATGTTGAAGAGTAGGCCAATCCCAGGTGGGTGAGCAGGTGGCTTCTCAGTGGGTTGGTTCACCAGAatgagggctggggcagctgTATGCAGCGTGAGTTGGCTGTTCCCTTTCGCCATATTGGCGGATCTCTTTCGGGTCAGGGCATCCTTCATGCTCTTGGTCCTTTTAGCGTTGGCCTGGCTTTGTTCATCACAGACTGAAAGACTTAGCTTCTCTGTGGGCTGGGAGGTAGTCACACAGCCCGCCTCTCCGTTCCAGGCTCGTAGAGTGCAGTGTTTATAGACACTTGATTGTGATGAGGCGGGCTGATTGCTGGGGAAAGCTCCGTACTTATACAGCAGAGTTGCTCAGAAAAAGATCGAGGGGGGAAAGAAACTACTATACAAGGGAGCTTGGTGCAGAGATGGACCCCAGAGAGTTTTGGGGTGTCCCGATCTGGGGTTTCTCTGCCTACCAGAGGAGAATTAGCTGCAATGCCTGAATGTGGGGAAAGCCCGCACCCAGATCTGTAACTCGGCTTTGCACTTGGGCCCGTCGCTGCTGTTGGGACCTGGTGTTCGGAGGCAGctttcacttgtgtgtgtgtgtgtgtgtgtatttttgcaCGCTCAGTGCCTGTGCATGTCCGGGCTCATTCCCAACCATCGTCTCTGCAGGGACCAGTTCTGAGACCTTGCACATGCAGCATGATGGAATTTCCATGGGGGAGAGTTAAACTGCCCGCGAGGAAATTCCCCTGCCTGTCTGCACAGCTCTATCCCTCTGCCCTTTGCATCGTCCCTTTTAAACGCACTCTGGGAGGCGTGAGGGACAGTCAGGGCCCCCCCCATTTTATTGTGAATATTGACTCAATACACCTACGGTGCAGGGGAAAATGCATCGCAGTCATTTTAGGATGCGAAAGACAATCTCCGGGCGCAAGAGATCACTGCTAAATAAAGCCCCTCTTCTAGTATCCGAAGGAACCGGGATATGGAGACTCCTCCACTAATCACAGCTCTGTTGCAGCCTGCACCAGCTAGCTTAAAATAGTCCTCGGCCAGGGCTGATCCTGCCCCGTTGAAAGCTGCAGGAGTTGTactgttggcttcaatgggtgcaggagcgggggtctggatgcatctttttaaaaatagcctcaTCAAGGAAGCTAACGTAGGTCTGATGGCTTGGAAATGCCAGGGAATGTCACAGCTAAGCACGCGGGGCCCAAGGCTACTCCAGGTCAGCAATTTAATCCGGTTTTCCGCTGCTTTCATCTCCAGAGCAAATTACACATTCTAATCTCCGGAAAACAGcccggggtgggttttttttttttaatgtcgcCTTTGTTCCAGGCTCAAGTCGCATCCTGGGGCTGCTAGACGCCCTTTGAACATGTTTACTTCTACGGGGCTCCTGTCTGCTTGCTGTAAGATCACCTTGTTGTTTGCTAGACCAGCCTCCCTTGGAACATGTGACGTTTAAAGGGATCTGGTCACACTGCTTTAAGGTCACTGTGCTTTGTGGCATGGGTGGGTGGGTAGCTACGTACCGATAAAAACTGGATGTTTTACAACATCTAAACCAGACAGAAATGTTTCTGTGACATTTCAGAATTTCAGTGAAAACACGTTTAGTCCTGGCTGGGTATAAACCTTCCCCTGCTGTGCTGTGGACGGGCCCTCTGCTACTGCCAGAAACCGAACTGGAAACTGAGTAGACTCAAGAGGTGAAACTGACCCGCCTGCTTTGCTGGGCCCAGCTGAGTGAGGTGCACAGAGCAAACAGCCCGGCCCTGGAGGAGAAAGGGAATTGGATATTTCAAAGTAGAACTAGCTAGAACGAGTAAGAGGGGCCAGGACAAGCCTTTGCCTGTGTCCTGGAGGGAGAACCAGCCCCATCCTATGAGAGACACAGCGAGAGGAGATCTGTCGTGTTCATGTCTAGCCCCTTCCCTGCAGAAGATGGCTTGTTGCTCCTCCCAGATGCCTGCGGTGCCTCTagttcccaaagggaaaacgggacactgtgcagggctggcctgaggcccccacccccccacgacTGGCCCGAGTCGCTTGCCcgatccctgcctgccccctgcacgGGGCTGGCATCGCAGCCCCCCCCGCCCTCGCATGTTCCTCTGCGCCTCATTTTTTTGACACAAGTGGGCGTTTggcctgtttgctcttgccagctgatcAAGTCCTCCCCTAGAATGGGCCTGACAGAATCAGGTTCAGTGCTTGTCTGTAATTTGCCCAGATTGCACTGGCTGGGAGGGCAGTGATAAGGACCgtcaa
Proteins encoded in this region:
- the SFXN3 gene encoding sideroflexin-3; protein product: MSEELPLHINIREPRWDQSTFQGRAKHFFMVTDPRNLLLSGATLEDARRVVENYRSGTVSPGLTEDQLWRAKYIYDSAFHPDTGEKMILIGRMSAQVPMNMTITGCMLTFYRTTPAVLFWQWVNQSFNAIVNYTNRSGDAPITVGQLGTAYVSATTGAVVTALGLKSLTKHLPSIIGRYVPFAAVAAANCINIPLMRQRELKFGIPVTDEDGNRLGESRAAAQQAIAQVVVSRIGMAAPAMAIPPVIMNALEKRAFLKRYPWLNAPLQVGLVGFCLVFATPLCCALFPQKSSMRVSRLEPEVQALVREKNPHMEIVYFNKGL